Proteins from one Besnoitia besnoiti strain Bb-Ger1 chromosome XIII, whole genome shotgun sequence genomic window:
- a CDS encoding hypothetical protein (encoded by transcript BESB_030540) — protein MLERSADAGSSAGRPRPVTRRRPFFRARPFCVMLVVCGAHLALFCQQGACSEGLKASTSAREQPGSLSVQTRARARLRVTPPAALDEKTRRSPVVLSKPPGLDDTVETREERRTDGTATEPGAGDSHVADASNSKGRNHSGQDLEFFSRDRRRFKLFKSLGKLAFAVGLVSAGLVLARDSESMWGVSFGLGLGLWGTGKTLSATGNVIKTGFRMIRTANADRKVKLLAKKKADEERRRQLLKQDASDE, from the coding sequence ATGCTGGAGCGGTCGGCTGACGCAGGCAGCTCGGCAGGCCGTCCCAGGCCTGTtacgcggcgcaggccttttttccgcgcgcggccgtttTGCGTTATGCtggtcgtctgcggcgcgcaccTGGCATTGTTTTGTCAACAGGGGGCTTGTTCAGAAGGGCTCAAGGCATCCACCTCGGCTCGTGAGCAGCCGGGATCTCTCAGTGtgcagacgcgggcgcgcgcgcggctccgcgtcaccccccccgcggccttggacgagaagacgcggagaagtCCGGTGGTGCTCTCCAAGCCGCCCGGCCTGGACGATACAGTCGAAACGCGTGAGGAGCGCCGGACAGACGGGACGGCAACTGAGCCGGGCGCTGGAGACTCGCAcgtcgcggacgcctccAACAGCAAAGGCAGGAACCACAGTGGGCAGGATCTGGAGTTCTTCTCGCGAGACAGGAGGAGATTCAAGCTGTTCAAGTCCCTCGGGaagctcgccttcgccgtcgggcTTGTGAGCGCCGGACTGGTGCTGGCGCGGGATTCGGAGAGCATGTGGGGCGTCAGCTTCGGCTTGGGTCTCGGGCTCTGGGGGACGGGGAAGACGCTCTCCGCGACTGGAAACGTGATCAAGACCGGATTCCGCATGATCCGCACGGCCAATGCCGACCGAAAAGTAAAACTtctggcgaagaagaaggccgacgaagagcggcgcaggcagctccTCAAACAAGACGCCAGCGACGAATGA